In Octopus bimaculoides isolate UCB-OBI-ISO-001 chromosome 14, ASM119413v2, whole genome shotgun sequence, the following are encoded in one genomic region:
- the LOC106868598 gene encoding pantothenate kinase 3 isoform X2 has translation MNQELNCCHNGTPPMPWFGMDIGGTLTKLVYFEPKDVSDQGDTEQLETLRTIRKYLTGNVAYGQTGIRDVHLEMPDQHIGGKRGSLHFIRFPTNDMMRFIELARSKNFSKLAKAICATGGGAFKFESDFKEHVQLKLHKFDELDCLIKGINYIDRNNDKSECYYWKNPDNCDKCEKVTFDFRDPYPYLVVNIGSGVSILAVRSPDDYKRVSGTSLGGGTFLGLCCLLTGCETFEEAIQMASQGDSTKVDRLVKDIYGGDYTKFCLSGDAVASSFGHMNLKERRDIASRHDLAKATLVTITNNIGSIARMCAVTEKMERVVFVGNFLRVNTISMKLLAYAMEYWSGGSLKALFLEHEASTVIGSRIKNWQFQPEPTV, from the exons ATGAACCAGGAATTAAATTGTTGCCACAATGGAACGCCTC CGATGCCTTGGTTTGGCATGGATATTGGAGGGACACTAACAAAGCTGGTCTACTTTGAGCCAAAAGATGTGTCGGACCAAGGTGACACGGAACAGTTGGAGACCCTGCGCACAATACGGAAATATTTGACTGGCAATGTTGCATATGGCCAGACGGGCATTCGAGATGTCCACCTGGAGATGCCTGACCAACACATTGGAGGTAAAAGGGGCAGCCTCCATTTTATCCGATTCCCGACCAATGATATGATGCGATTCATTGAATTGGCTCGTTCGAAGAATTTCTCCAAACTAGCAAAGGCAATTTGTGCGACTGGAGGTGGCGCTTTTAAATTTGAGTCGGATTTCAAAGAG cATGTTCAATTGAAACTTCACAAATTTGATGAACTCGACTGCCTCATTAAGGGTATTAATTACATTGACCGCAACAACGACAAATCAGAATGCTACTACTGGAAAAACCCAGACAACTGTGACAAATGTGAAAAGGTCACGTTTGATTTTAGGGATCCATATCCATATTTGGTCGTAAACATTGGATCTGGGGTCAGCATTTTGGCTGTTCGTTCACCTGATGACTACAAGCGTGTCAGTGGGACCAG TTTAGGTGGCGGCACCTTCCTGGGTCTTTGCTGTTTGCTAACCGGCTGCGAAACATTTGAAGAAGCAATACAGATGGCCTCACAAGGAGACAGCACCAAGGTAGACAGACTGGTAAAAGACATTTACGGTGGTGACTACACCAAGTTTTGTCTGTCTGGAGATGCAGTGGCCAGCAG tTTTGGTCATATGAACCTGAAGGAGCGGCGTGACATTGCTTCACGGCATGACTTAGCCAAAGCAACCTTAGtgaccatcaccaacaacattgGTTCCATAGCAAGGATGTGTGCAGTTACAGAG AAAATGGAACGTGTTGTATTTGTGGGTAACTTCCTCCGAGTAAACACAATATCTATGAAACTGCTGGCATATGCTATGGAGTATTGGTCTGGAGGTTCCCTCAAGGCGTTATTTCTAGAGCATGAG
- the LOC106868598 gene encoding pantothenate kinase 3 isoform X3: MNQELNCCHNGTPPMPWFGMDIGGTLTKLVYFEPKDVSDQGDTEQLETLRTIRKYLTGNVAYGQTGIRDVHLEMPDQHIGGKRGSLHFIRFPTNDMMRFIELARSKNFSKLAKAICATGGGAFKFESDFKEHVQLKLHKFDELDCLIKGINYIDRNNDKSECYYWKNPDNCDKCEKVTFDFRDPYPYLVVNIGSGVSILAVRSPDDYKRVSGTSLGGGTFLGLCCLLTGCETFEEAIQMASQGDSTKVDRLVKDIYGGDYTKFCLSGDAVASSFGHMNLKERRDIASRHDLAKATLVTITNNIGSIARMCAVTEKMERVVFVGNFLRVNTISMKLLAYAMEYWSGGSLKALFLEHEFGW, from the exons ATGAACCAGGAATTAAATTGTTGCCACAATGGAACGCCTC CGATGCCTTGGTTTGGCATGGATATTGGAGGGACACTAACAAAGCTGGTCTACTTTGAGCCAAAAGATGTGTCGGACCAAGGTGACACGGAACAGTTGGAGACCCTGCGCACAATACGGAAATATTTGACTGGCAATGTTGCATATGGCCAGACGGGCATTCGAGATGTCCACCTGGAGATGCCTGACCAACACATTGGAGGTAAAAGGGGCAGCCTCCATTTTATCCGATTCCCGACCAATGATATGATGCGATTCATTGAATTGGCTCGTTCGAAGAATTTCTCCAAACTAGCAAAGGCAATTTGTGCGACTGGAGGTGGCGCTTTTAAATTTGAGTCGGATTTCAAAGAG cATGTTCAATTGAAACTTCACAAATTTGATGAACTCGACTGCCTCATTAAGGGTATTAATTACATTGACCGCAACAACGACAAATCAGAATGCTACTACTGGAAAAACCCAGACAACTGTGACAAATGTGAAAAGGTCACGTTTGATTTTAGGGATCCATATCCATATTTGGTCGTAAACATTGGATCTGGGGTCAGCATTTTGGCTGTTCGTTCACCTGATGACTACAAGCGTGTCAGTGGGACCAG TTTAGGTGGCGGCACCTTCCTGGGTCTTTGCTGTTTGCTAACCGGCTGCGAAACATTTGAAGAAGCAATACAGATGGCCTCACAAGGAGACAGCACCAAGGTAGACAGACTGGTAAAAGACATTTACGGTGGTGACTACACCAAGTTTTGTCTGTCTGGAGATGCAGTGGCCAGCAG tTTTGGTCATATGAACCTGAAGGAGCGGCGTGACATTGCTTCACGGCATGACTTAGCCAAAGCAACCTTAGtgaccatcaccaacaacattgGTTCCATAGCAAGGATGTGTGCAGTTACAGAG AAAATGGAACGTGTTGTATTTGTGGGTAACTTCCTCCGAGTAAACACAATATCTATGAAACTGCTGGCATATGCTATGGAGTATTGGTCTGGAGGTTCCCTCAAGGCGTTATTTCTAGAGCATGAG TTTGGCTGGTAA
- the LOC106868598 gene encoding pantothenate kinase 2, mitochondrial isoform X4, whose translation MNQELNCCHNGTPPMPWFGMDIGGTLTKLVYFEPKDVSDQGDTEQLETLRTIRKYLTGNVAYGQTGIRDVHLEMPDQHIGGKRGSLHFIRFPTNDMMRFIELARSKNFSKLAKAICATGGGAFKFESDFKEHVQLKLHKFDELDCLIKGINYIDRNNDKSECYYWKNPDNCDKCEKVTFDFRDPYPYLVVNIGSGVSILAVRSPDDYKRVSGTSLGGGTFLGLCCLLTGCETFEEAIQMASQGDSTKVDRLVKDIYGGDYTKFCLSGDAVASSFGHMNLKERRDIASRHDLAKATLVTITNNIGSIARMCAVTEASTVIGSRIKNWQFQPEPTV comes from the exons ATGAACCAGGAATTAAATTGTTGCCACAATGGAACGCCTC CGATGCCTTGGTTTGGCATGGATATTGGAGGGACACTAACAAAGCTGGTCTACTTTGAGCCAAAAGATGTGTCGGACCAAGGTGACACGGAACAGTTGGAGACCCTGCGCACAATACGGAAATATTTGACTGGCAATGTTGCATATGGCCAGACGGGCATTCGAGATGTCCACCTGGAGATGCCTGACCAACACATTGGAGGTAAAAGGGGCAGCCTCCATTTTATCCGATTCCCGACCAATGATATGATGCGATTCATTGAATTGGCTCGTTCGAAGAATTTCTCCAAACTAGCAAAGGCAATTTGTGCGACTGGAGGTGGCGCTTTTAAATTTGAGTCGGATTTCAAAGAG cATGTTCAATTGAAACTTCACAAATTTGATGAACTCGACTGCCTCATTAAGGGTATTAATTACATTGACCGCAACAACGACAAATCAGAATGCTACTACTGGAAAAACCCAGACAACTGTGACAAATGTGAAAAGGTCACGTTTGATTTTAGGGATCCATATCCATATTTGGTCGTAAACATTGGATCTGGGGTCAGCATTTTGGCTGTTCGTTCACCTGATGACTACAAGCGTGTCAGTGGGACCAG TTTAGGTGGCGGCACCTTCCTGGGTCTTTGCTGTTTGCTAACCGGCTGCGAAACATTTGAAGAAGCAATACAGATGGCCTCACAAGGAGACAGCACCAAGGTAGACAGACTGGTAAAAGACATTTACGGTGGTGACTACACCAAGTTTTGTCTGTCTGGAGATGCAGTGGCCAGCAG tTTTGGTCATATGAACCTGAAGGAGCGGCGTGACATTGCTTCACGGCATGACTTAGCCAAAGCAACCTTAGtgaccatcaccaacaacattgGTTCCATAGCAAGGATGTGTGCAGTTACAGAG
- the LOC106868598 gene encoding pantothenate kinase 3 isoform X1, translated as MNQELNCCHNGTPPMPWFGMDIGGTLTKLVYFEPKDVSDQGDTEQLETLRTIRKYLTGNVAYGQTGIRDVHLEMPDQHIGGKRGSLHFIRFPTNDMMRFIELARSKNFSKLAKAICATGGGAFKFESDFKEHVQLKLHKFDELDCLIKGINYIDRNNDKSECYYWKNPDNCDKCEKVTFDFRDPYPYLVVNIGSGVSILAVRSPDDYKRVSGTSLGGGTFLGLCCLLTGCETFEEAIQMASQGDSTKVDRLVKDIYGGDYTKFCLSGDAVASSFGHMNLKERRDIASRHDLAKATLVTITNNIGSIARMCAVTEKMERVVFVGNFLRVNTISMKLLAYAMEYWSGGSLKALFLEHEGYFGAMGCLLELMNMGDSIR; from the exons ATGAACCAGGAATTAAATTGTTGCCACAATGGAACGCCTC CGATGCCTTGGTTTGGCATGGATATTGGAGGGACACTAACAAAGCTGGTCTACTTTGAGCCAAAAGATGTGTCGGACCAAGGTGACACGGAACAGTTGGAGACCCTGCGCACAATACGGAAATATTTGACTGGCAATGTTGCATATGGCCAGACGGGCATTCGAGATGTCCACCTGGAGATGCCTGACCAACACATTGGAGGTAAAAGGGGCAGCCTCCATTTTATCCGATTCCCGACCAATGATATGATGCGATTCATTGAATTGGCTCGTTCGAAGAATTTCTCCAAACTAGCAAAGGCAATTTGTGCGACTGGAGGTGGCGCTTTTAAATTTGAGTCGGATTTCAAAGAG cATGTTCAATTGAAACTTCACAAATTTGATGAACTCGACTGCCTCATTAAGGGTATTAATTACATTGACCGCAACAACGACAAATCAGAATGCTACTACTGGAAAAACCCAGACAACTGTGACAAATGTGAAAAGGTCACGTTTGATTTTAGGGATCCATATCCATATTTGGTCGTAAACATTGGATCTGGGGTCAGCATTTTGGCTGTTCGTTCACCTGATGACTACAAGCGTGTCAGTGGGACCAG TTTAGGTGGCGGCACCTTCCTGGGTCTTTGCTGTTTGCTAACCGGCTGCGAAACATTTGAAGAAGCAATACAGATGGCCTCACAAGGAGACAGCACCAAGGTAGACAGACTGGTAAAAGACATTTACGGTGGTGACTACACCAAGTTTTGTCTGTCTGGAGATGCAGTGGCCAGCAG tTTTGGTCATATGAACCTGAAGGAGCGGCGTGACATTGCTTCACGGCATGACTTAGCCAAAGCAACCTTAGtgaccatcaccaacaacattgGTTCCATAGCAAGGATGTGTGCAGTTACAGAG AAAATGGAACGTGTTGTATTTGTGGGTAACTTCCTCCGAGTAAACACAATATCTATGAAACTGCTGGCATATGCTATGGAGTATTGGTCTGGAGGTTCCCTCAAGGCGTTATTTCTAGAGCATGAG ggTTATTTCGGTGCCATGGGATGTCTGCTGGAACTTATGAATATGGGAGATTCTATCAGATAA